The following is a genomic window from Methanolinea sp..
CCCCTCGTGCGACAACCCCCTCGAGCACTTCGACAACGAGATACTCCTGCGGGCTCTGCAGCGGAGGATCAGGGCAATCAGGGAATCTCTCGGGCATGCGTGAGGACGGGCGCGGCGCGTGGAGGCAGATCCTCGAGGAGGCCGGCTGCAGCGCGGGGGTGATCCGGCACTGCGAGGCGGTCCGCGACCTCGCCTTGGAGTTCTACATCCCCGGGATCATGGACCGCGAGATCCTCCTCGCCGGTGCGATGCTCCACGACATCGGGAGGAGCAGGACGCACGACCTCTCCCACGCGCAGGCCGGGGCCGAGTACTGCAGGGAGATCGGGCTTGGGGAGGAGATTGCGAGGATCGTCGAGTGTCACCTCGGCGCTGGCCTGACCGCCGACGAGTGCACACTCCTCCGCCTCCGGCCCGTGGACTGCATCCCGGGGACCGCCGAGGAGAGGGCTGTCGCGAATGCCGATAACCTCGTCTCGGGATCGCGCGTCGTCGGGATAGAAGAGCGGATGATGCGGGCCATGTACCTCCCCCGGAAAGTGCGCAGGCGGATCTTCCGCCTGTGGCTCGAGATGGAGACCTTCAGGGGACTCGCGGAGTCCGCGAGGGGGTGAGGAACCCCGGGGACGACGGGACTCTTCTCCCCTTTCCCGCGTCAGAGCACGATCTTTCGCACCTGGGGGAGGCGGCGGACACCCTCTATCACGGCCGGGGGGAAGTCCCCGTCGATGATGACAACGAGCCGGGGGTCCTCGGAGAGGAGGGGATCGGTCACGTATATCTGGCGGATGGAGAGCCCCGCCTCTGATATGACCCGGACGGCACCGCTCACTATCCCTTTCTCGGTCGCGTCGACGGGATAGATTGTCATCACGGAGAGGCCCAGGTGACCTGCGACCTGGGAGAGGTCAGGAGTCACCCTCATGTGGGAGAAGACGGTGCGGTGGAGGGGGAGGGAGAGGATCCTCCGGGCCGTCGCGTCGACGACCCTCCGGTCCGTCCCGGTCGCCCTCGCGACCTGCGTGGACGGCACCTCGAGGCCGTTGCACGCAATCCGCCCCCTCTCGTTCACGGAAAAGCCGTTCTCGAGGAGGAATTTCACGACTTTTGCCTGGGAAGGGGAATCGGAAAATTCCCTGATGATCTCCGACCACATAGTGATGAATTTCGCGCCTGCATATAAATATGCACCAGCGAGCGGGAAGGGGCATCGGTGCCTGCAAGGTTGCCCCGGGGGAGCAGGCGTGGAGCACGGTGGGCGGTCGCCCCCTCCCGGGACACGGGCCTGTTTCCCAGGGGAGTTACGCAGGAGAACGAAGAAGGGATAATCTTATTTCAGGGACGCATCCATCTATATAGGCACGCGCGAGGGTTGCCGAGCCAGGTCAAAGGCGCCAGCTTGAGGGGCTGGTCCCGCAGGGGTTCTTGGGTTCAAATCCCATCCCTCGCATCTCTCATCCTTTTTTCACC
Proteins encoded in this region:
- a CDS encoding regulator of amino acid metabolism, contains ACT domain protein — encoded protein: MWSEIIREFSDSPSQAKVVKFLLENGFSVNERGRIACNGLEVPSTQVARATGTDRRVVDATARRILSLPLHRTVFSHMRVTPDLSQVAGHLGLSVMTIYPVDATEKGIVSGAVRVISEAGLSIRQIYVTDPLLSEDPRLVVIIDGDFPPAVIEGVRRLPQVRKIVL
- a CDS encoding HDIG domain-containing protein; this encodes MREDGRGAWRQILEEAGCSAGVIRHCEAVRDLALEFYIPGIMDREILLAGAMLHDIGRSRTHDLSHAQAGAEYCREIGLGEEIARIVECHLGAGLTADECTLLRLRPVDCIPGTAEERAVANADNLVSGSRVVGIEERMMRAMYLPRKVRRRIFRLWLEMETFRGLAESARG